The following nucleotide sequence is from Melioribacteraceae bacterium.
TTTACATGCGCAATAAAGTCTTTCTTCATATTATTTCCTTGCATAAAAATTATTTACGAATATTTAACTTTCTTTTCTTTGATAAAAAATCCAATCTTACGGACGGGTTTTCCGGGTAGAGTCAGTAATGCTTTTCGACTTCGGCTAGTCTGTTAAGATTTCTTAATGCTTGTCCCATTAATTAATGAAGCTACCAATCGTTTGAAAACTTATTCAATGCATTTTGGACGACTCTTTTGCTTTTATCGTATTTTTCATCACGAATTAAAGCGATACCTAATAGAAGATACGTCGCAGTATCATACGGAAATTCTTCGCGCATAAGCCTCAAAATATTTGCCACTTTCTTAATATTACCCTTCTTCTAACAAATTTAAAATAAGAGAATGTATCTCTTCGTTATTCTGCTTTTCATATAATTACCTTACCCCCTACAAATGTTTTTAATAGACCTACGGCAGGTGACTCACATAGTTAAATAATACACAGAACTGATTTCGTAATATTTTGGATAGTTATCAGTGCTGGTTATTTCAAAATACACACATCCCCTTTAAATTTCACTAATAATTATTCCATATTATTTGGATATGAAGACTTTTGAAAAAAAAGTATTTGGTATTGATTGCGATGAGATTAGATAATAAAAAGAGTGATTACTTGAAAAGTTTTCGGTTAATACTGAATTCTATTAGAGGTATTTATCTTTTAATTTTATCCAACGGAACTTTTGTCCCCCGCATAGAATGAACTTTGTTATGGATAGGTAAATCAACTTCCGGTTTAACATATTCTTCAAGTTCTTTCCTGAATCGTTGGATTGTAAATTTAACAGGCCATGCTGCAGCATCACCTAATGCACAGATCGTATTACCCTCGATATTGTTTGCTACATCAATCAGTAAGTCTAAATCTTTTGAAGTAGCATTGCCCTCTATCATTCTGTTTAAAGTCTTTAACATCCAACCTGTGCCTTCGCGGCAGGGTGTGCACTGTCCGCAACTTTCATGATAATAAAATTTTGTAATTCTGGCTAAAACTTTGAGAATATCAGTATCTTCATCCATTACCATAACACCTGCCGTTCCAATCGCAGAACCGGCTTCTTTAAGAGATTCCGCATCCATACGAACACCTTCAATTTGATCACCTCTTAATGGAGGCATAGATGAACCACCGGGTATAACCATTTTAATTTTTTTGTTTCCCGGAACTCCACCGGCTATATCATAAATTAGTTCGGTTAATAAAACTCCGGTCGGAAGTTCGTAAACTCCCGGTTTATTAACATGACCACTGATACCGATTAAAATTGTACCCGGATGTTTTGGGGCACCGATATTAGCAAACCATTCCCAACCATTTTCTATTATTTTTGGAACGTTTGCGATTGTTTCAACATTATTAATTGTAGTTGGATTTCCCCACAAACCATTTTGTGCAGGGAATGGAGGTTTAATTCTTGGATATCCTCTTTTACCTTCAATGGAATTCATCAACGAAGATTCTTCACCGCAGATATATGCACCTGCACCTTTGTGAATATGAATATCACAATAAAAATCAGTTCCGAAAGTTTGTTTCATTTGTTCGCCAACGTAACCCTTAGCATAGGCGTCATCTAATGCTTTTTGCATTAACTTAATCCATTTATGGTATTCACCGCGAATATATATATAAGCTGTCTTTGCACCGATTGCATAACAAGCAATCAAAATACCTTCGATAAGCTGATGAGGATTCTTTTCGAATACTTCTCTATCTTTAAACGAACCCGGTTCTGATTCATCGCCATTAACGCAGAGATATTTAGGTTTATCTGTAGTTTTTGGCATGAAACTCCACTTGAGTCCGGTAGAAAACGCAGCACCGCCTCTGCCTCTTAATCCTGATTTCTTAACTTCGTCAATAATTTCATCCGGAGTTAAACTGAAAGCTTTCTTTGCGGAATTAAATCCACCGTTAGAAAGGTAGGTATCTAACACAT
It contains:
- the nuoF gene encoding NADH-quinone oxidoreductase subunit NuoF; its protein translation is MEKVKIVLPGIENLHVLDTYLSNGGFNSAKKAFSLTPDEIIDEVKKSGLRGRGGAAFSTGLKWSFMPKTTDKPKYLCVNGDESEPGSFKDREVFEKNPHQLIEGILIACYAIGAKTAYIYIRGEYHKWIKLMQKALDDAYAKGYVGEQMKQTFGTDFYCDIHIHKGAGAYICGEESSLMNSIEGKRGYPRIKPPFPAQNGLWGNPTTINNVETIANVPKIIENGWEWFANIGAPKHPGTILIGISGHVNKPGVYELPTGVLLTELIYDIAGGVPGNKKIKMVIPGGSSMPPLRGDQIEGVRMDAESLKEAGSAIGTAGVMVMDEDTDILKVLARITKFYYHESCGQCTPCREGTGWMLKTLNRMIEGNATSKDLDLLIDVANNIEGNTICALGDAAAWPVKFTIQRFRKELEEYVKPEVDLPIHNKVHSMRGTKVPLDKIKR